A genomic segment from Candidatus Glassbacteria bacterium encodes:
- a CDS encoding NAD-dependent epimerase/dehydratase family protein has translation MRILVIGATGHVGTYLVPRLVRAGHELVAISRGRHQPYTPDPAWEQVEKVQIDREAGDRAGTFGATVAGTGAEVVIDLILFHPESVGQLIESLAGRIVQYVYCGTMWVYGSLQLAPTTENDPRAAEDSYGREKAEIERMLTRAAHSGNFPASTIHPGHIVGPGWPPINPAGNLNPHVWEKLGRGERLVLPDHGLATLHHVHADDVAQGLQLAAENPDKAVGESFNVVSPQAVTLRGFSREVASWFGREANLSYRDWGEWRKYESKEDIEATWEHIRNSPCGSIEKARRVLGYKPQYSTSGMIRESLAWLIANGRVDLPPLD, from the coding sequence ATGAGGATCCTGGTAATCGGCGCCACCGGCCACGTGGGCACATACCTCGTGCCGCGGCTGGTACGGGCCGGACACGAACTGGTTGCCATCAGCCGTGGCCGTCACCAACCGTATACGCCCGATCCAGCCTGGGAACAGGTCGAAAAGGTGCAGATCGACCGCGAGGCCGGGGACAGGGCGGGGACATTCGGCGCGACGGTGGCCGGCACCGGCGCCGAGGTGGTGATCGACCTGATCCTGTTCCACCCGGAGAGTGTCGGGCAGTTGATCGAATCCCTGGCAGGCAGAATTGTCCAGTATGTCTACTGCGGCACAATGTGGGTTTACGGCTCTCTCCAGCTGGCGCCCACCACGGAGAATGACCCGCGCGCGGCCGAGGACTCCTACGGACGCGAGAAAGCGGAAATCGAGCGGATGTTGACCCGGGCGGCCCACAGCGGCAATTTCCCGGCCAGCACCATCCATCCGGGACATATCGTGGGGCCCGGCTGGCCGCCGATCAATCCCGCGGGGAACCTCAATCCGCATGTCTGGGAAAAGCTGGGCCGGGGCGAGCGGCTGGTACTGCCGGACCACGGCCTGGCCACGCTGCACCACGTCCATGCCGATGATGTCGCCCAGGGGCTGCAACTGGCGGCCGAAAACCCGGACAAGGCTGTCGGGGAGAGTTTCAATGTGGTCAGCCCCCAGGCGGTCACCCTGCGGGGGTTCAGCCGCGAGGTGGCGAGCTGGTTCGGCAGGGAAGCCAACCTCTCCTACCGGGACTGGGGCGAGTGGCGGAAGTACGAAAGCAAGGAAGATATCGAGGCCACCTGGGAGCATATCCGCAACAGCCCCTGCGGATCTATCGAGAAAGCGCGGCGGGTGCTGGGCTACAAGCCGCAATATTCCACCAGCGGGATGATCCGCGAGTCGCTGGCCTGGCTGATCGCCAACGGCCGTGTCGACCTGCCCCCGCTGGATTAG
- a CDS encoding alpha-amylase translates to MKDQPALIYNLFPRLAGPFTTWRLHLERAAAMGFNWLFINPVSIPGFSGSLYAVKDFYQFNPLFVDTESTLSPTRQFAQMVEQAHSLGLRVMVDLVINHTAIDSPLVKEHPGWYKRDQKGKIKNPGAYEDGKLVALWGDLAEVDNTRSADRDNLWEYWRQLVQFWLGLGVDGFRCDAAYKIPSALWRHLIGRARESAPATGWFAESLGCTIEQVVELAESGFDYVFNSSKYWDWRESWCLDQYEQSRQLAPSVSFPESHDTPRLAKELKGDPAAIGQRYLFEALFSTGVMIPLGFEFAFRKKTDVVHTTPDDWEATGVDLSGFIRAVNEFKLANDIFCREHPTYSFGLADGTGDVAGVLKLAAENGPGALLMINRSSSDTQHVVVENLRQALPGGPEIRLVVPGEKVRSEVVEGERFEADLPPAALWLLMRDSS, encoded by the coding sequence GTGAAAGATCAACCCGCCCTGATCTACAACCTGTTCCCCCGGCTGGCCGGGCCGTTCACCACCTGGCGGCTCCATCTCGAACGCGCCGCCGCGATGGGTTTCAACTGGTTGTTTATCAACCCGGTCTCTATCCCCGGATTTTCCGGCAGCCTCTACGCGGTCAAGGATTTTTATCAATTCAACCCCCTGTTTGTCGATACGGAGTCGACGCTCAGCCCCACCCGCCAGTTCGCGCAAATGGTCGAGCAGGCTCACAGCCTGGGGCTGCGCGTGATGGTGGACCTGGTGATCAACCACACCGCAATCGACAGTCCGCTGGTTAAAGAACACCCCGGCTGGTACAAACGCGACCAAAAGGGCAAGATCAAAAACCCCGGCGCTTACGAAGACGGGAAACTGGTGGCGCTCTGGGGCGATCTGGCCGAAGTCGACAACACCAGAAGCGCCGACCGCGACAACTTGTGGGAATACTGGCGGCAGCTTGTGCAGTTCTGGCTGGGGCTGGGCGTGGACGGGTTCCGCTGCGACGCCGCCTACAAGATACCGTCCGCACTCTGGCGGCACCTGATCGGCCGGGCACGGGAAAGCGCTCCGGCAACCGGCTGGTTCGCCGAAAGCCTCGGCTGTACTATCGAGCAGGTGGTGGAACTGGCCGAAAGCGGATTCGACTACGTGTTCAACAGCAGCAAATACTGGGACTGGCGTGAGAGCTGGTGCCTCGACCAGTACGAGCAGAGCCGCCAGTTGGCCCCCTCGGTCAGTTTCCCCGAAAGCCACGACACACCCCGGCTGGCGAAGGAGTTGAAAGGCGACCCGGCCGCCATCGGTCAGCGCTACCTGTTCGAGGCCCTGTTCAGCACGGGGGTGATGATCCCGCTCGGTTTCGAGTTCGCTTTCCGCAAAAAAACCGACGTGGTCCACACAACTCCGGATGACTGGGAAGCGACCGGAGTCGACCTGAGCGGGTTTATCCGCGCGGTCAACGAGTTCAAACTGGCGAACGATATTTTTTGCCGGGAACACCCGACTTATTCGTTCGGCCTGGCCGATGGTACCGGCGACGTGGCCGGAGTACTTAAACTGGCGGCTGAAAACGGCCCCGGCGCACTGCTGATGATCAACCGCAGCAGTTCTGATACCCAGCACGTTGTGGTGGAAAATCTTCGCCAGGCCCTGCCCGGCGGGCCGGAGATTCGCCTGGTGGTCCCCGGAGAGAAAGTTCGATCAGAGGTTGTCGAGGGTGAGCGTTTCGAGGCCGATCTCCCGCCAGCGGCATTGTGGCTGCTGATGCGCGATTCCAGCTAG